The Desulfovibrio sp. TomC nucleotide sequence TTTCTAAAATTGAAAGCAATTGCCTTTTGGGCCTGTTAGTTTTAGATTCGTCTGTAACTTTATCTACAAAATGCTCTTTAATTTCTGTTCTATATATTTTAAAAAGATTATTTTCAACCAATTTACTTGCAACTTTTTCAGTTGCTATTTTAAAAGTTTCACCTGGACTTCTTGACATCATTTTGTCTAATTTAATACTTTCGATATTTTTAATACAATTGTTTGTTAATTTATCATTGGACATTCCATTGCTACTTCGCTTAAATTTTTCAACAAATCTTAACGCCAAGTCACTATTTGAAAGCATTAATTTTATTCTAAGTCCCTTGTCAGAACTCATGACAATTACGCCGTAAAGACAGACAGGTATCTGTTTGTTATTACCAAACCTCCTATCTGGACCTCCTTTCTTATTCGGGTAACGCCAAGTGTAACTTACAATTTTAGCATCTGAAGGAGGACTTCCATCAACTATGAAATTTGTAAAGTTGCTACTAAGTCGTACTTCACTGTAGTCCAATGCCTTATATGAACCGCTTTGCTTTATTAACAACCCATCTGGCATAAAGAAAATCTTCATTCCATTAATATTTAAGCATGGAAATTTGATGTTTGACTTGATCCAATTAGGACAATCTTTATTAATAAGTATGTTTTTCTTATTAACTAACGAACCAGCTCCAGAGTTTCGTTTTTGACTATGCCAATCCTCCAAAGACTCTGAAGACTCAACGACCCACGCAGAATGAGACTTGTTCATTTCATCAAAAGCTTTATTAATATTATCAAATTTATTGAAGTTAGGATCAAATTCATAGTCTAAACATATCAATCTCCTCTTTTTCTCGAATAAAAAAACAATGGAAACGACAAGCGCGCCAAATCCTGCAACACAATAAGATGCTTCAATTTTATAACTAAATTTTGAATTCATCACCCAAACAAAAAGTGCACTAAACACAACAAGTGCAACCAAATCCAATCTAATTAATGAATTAGACCTATTTATTTCTTCGACTAACTCTTTCTTGCTTGCAGAAGTATATTCGTTGAGGTTTATGTTTGTCTCTGCAGTTGTTCCGGACTGGTCTAGTCCAAGTTCTTTTCTTCGCGAGCTTCGAGCGGGAGTAAGTTCTTCACGATAATAGTACCCATATCTTCCAGCATGCATATAGGTTGAACCGTTCGGCCGCATCCCAACTCTGAACCCCTTAAAACCAACAGAAGTTCCAATTCCACTATTAGAAAAATTTAATTTGAACAAACCAAAGTTTACCGAACGTCGAAAATAGAATGGCATACAATACTCCAAAAAAATTAAACAATATTATTAATTTGATTTTGACACTATACTCTAAAATTAAAATCTTAACTTTGTCAAAACTTCTACAGCTTCATTTGTTTCAATCGCAAAAAATTCTCTTGACGAATTAACGCGTCTATTTTTTAAACAATTATGTACAAATTTTTCTGCTTCATGACAATTTTTGACATGGACATCATACAACAACATGAATGGCGTCGGAACGCCTGTTGCACGGCTTAACTCTTTCATCCTTTCCTTCGGACTTTTTTTTGTCTTTCCAATTTTAATCAAACCAGACATTGATGAATTGACAAGTGCATAAATATAACCGCTAGTATCTGAATACAAAGTACCCTCAAAATTTTTTTTATTATTGTCATTGACATTGTCAGTTAACGCTGGTTTACAAATTCCATTTTCCCATGGAAATTTAGCAGAGAAATTCTCAAAATCTTTGAATACCTTATTAACTTCTGCAATTGCAACTTTTTCGAATTCACGGATCATTGGTTCCGTATCGATGTCATCAAAACTTATCTTCATTGCAATATTTCTTTGAGGGCTTCCGACTGGGGACTTTGAAGCAAAAATAACGGAATCATGCAACTCATTGCCAAACTTTGATAACTCCCTAATAATAGGATCGGCTACCGAAGAAATTTTCGGAATTATTTCTGAGAATAGAGCGTCTGAGTTAACATTTTCAACGTTTGATTTCCATTGAATAAGCTTACGGTGCAGATCAATGACGGAACAGGTAAATTTGAAAATTTCGTCGACATTACCTGACTGCCCTTCTCGCCCAATAATCTTAGGCAAATTACTTTTAAAATAAACCAAGGTAGAAATAACATCACCAAAAAGAATATTTAAATCGTATCCTTTTCTTTTAATCCATTCTGAAAAATTATAAAATGTCAAACGCTCACCATCACAACAATGGTTACCAGAGTTAAGAAGTGATTTCCTATTGTTATTTATACCTTCCATGACATATTGGGAAATCAAAAGGAACTCCCACCCAAATGGGCGGTTATTAATTATTGAATTTACCTGCTGACTCAATTTCATAACCTAACTCCTCCGCAGTATTAAATCAAATACGACTGTAACGATAACTTTATAATTTAAAAACCATAAATAGGCATTTTTTTAACTAAAAATAAACAAAACCCACGTCCACTCCTCAACTAAAGTAATAAAAGAACCCACGTCCACCACTTAACATGACAGACGTGGGCTTGTTCTTAATCGAAGCCAGAAGCTAGCTCTGACTACTTCTTGACCTTCTTGACCTTCTCCTTCCCTTCACTCAAATCGAAGTAGAAATAACCTTCTTCTGAGCTATGCAAAGGATAACGGCAAGCAAGCCCTCTAGGAATACCAGGAATTTCTTCCAGGTAAGAAGCGATGTAGATAACGGGAACATCAATGTTCTTGGCATGAACATGAAATGTTTCAACCTTGGCCTTGCTTTCACCAGGTTTGGTTGAAACTTTAAAAGCTACACGTTTAGCATCTTCATCGTAACCCACCTCGATGAAGGACTTTCCCGGCTCCAACTTCATCAGTTCAACAGCTTCCTTAGAAAAAGTAACCTGGGAACGGCGGTAAGAGATTGAGACCGATGCTCCTTCTATCTTTACGATAGTCGGAACAAGCTTTTCATTGAAAAATTTCATCGCCATGGGATATATCCTTTTGCAGCTGTCTCTTCTCAGGAATTGTTGATGAACTGATTTACCTGTACGAGGAAAATCGGCTGGACACAAGTGCCGTGGGAAAGTTTTTTGTCTTGGCAGGCAATATACCCCTCCACCACTCCGGGAAAGCTACTCAGCCAGCCCCCCGGACACCCCGCTAATACGCGCCATATGGACCATTCCTGGGGTTTTACCAGCCGACCTACCCCTTGGACTCCCCCGGAGCTTAAAACCCAGGAAATCGCAGTATACAGCCCCGGGACAGATTCTCCTGACGGTGTGGCAGTCACTCATCTGCATGCCCAAAAAAAACAAAACAAGTGGTTTCTAAGTTAATCAAGCATATTTAGCATCACCAGTATCAAAATTTCAACTCTGGGACTACCTCTCCAGTACCTTTTTCAAGCCATTCAGCCACTATCCGTCTATGACAAAAATCTCCAGGTTTTTCATAGCAAAGCAAAGAAGCATCGTCACCAAAGAGAGATTTTATTTCGTTTAATACTTCAACAGGATTCAACCTTGACAACACGAAAAAACTATATTCTTGAGTATATTGTTGAGTTGAAACTGTCCCTTTCTTGTAACGACCAACAAGATTCCATGGTGGAGCTAACTTTTTATACTCTTTTGACTTGCTCCAACTGGGCTTTACCTGAGCGATACAAACTGGGTTTGGAATATTTTTTTCCCGTGCAAAGTAAGAAGTAGTTATCATTTCGACCTCTATGCCTACTTATTGAACAAGTTGACCGGCAACAGGTAAAGAAACTGATTCAAGCCGTAACCACACCGCAATCCCAGCTGCTCCACGGGATAGGCCTGCCCCACTCTCCCCCGGACACCCCGCTAATTCGCGCCCTACGCCCCCTTCCTGGGGTTTTCCCCACTGGGCCTTTAGTTGGGATACCCCTGGGCCGAAATCCCAGGAAATCCCCGTATACGCCCAACGTCCGATTTCCATAGGGCTTTGACCAGCTTAAACCACCCGCCCCGTGACCGCCCCACTCGTCCAGGGTATCCTTCTTATAAAACTTAGGAGGGAATATGGACCAGAAACATATTGATGAATTTGAGTTAAAAGACGAACTTTCTAATGCTTTTCGACCAATCGAAGAACTTTTTAAGATAATGGATGCTTGTTCAACAGATATTTACGGTGAACTTATCAGATCACATGCCGAAGTAGGTATTGTCCTTTGCAAAAACTACAGGAAGAACCTTGAAAATCTTTTAACCAAGAAAATAGGTAACTAGCAATGGCTAACGAAGATTTTAATGTAATTTATTCATACAGCCGCAAACAAGCCATTGAAGACGGGATACTCGTGGATGTAACAGAAGAAGCTAAAGCTCACGGTTTCAAAGTCCACACCGTGGTCACAGACAACCTATACCACCGATACATCGAGGTTCCTACCGGGTTACAAGCCGAGGGTCAAAGTACGGTCGGCCGGCTCCATGATGTCTTGGTTTTAGCCCTGTTCGCCGCCCGGTCCAGCAAAGGGACAGATCGGGTGTACTTCAAAGTTGATTTCCTGATGGAGCCAGGACGATCTGAAACCGTCGATATCATAGCCCACATTGGCCCTGGTGATGCCGCTGAACCAGTACTGACTATCATGCTACCTGAGGACGATTAGAAAAAACTTAAGAAACCAATATTATTTGTTTTATCACGCACGAATTCCATACGATTTCCAGATGAAATTGATGCGTGGTATTTTAAACCAAAGTGGCGAAGAAATGTCTGAAAATAGCAAAATTTTGCCAAAGAGTGGTAAACTTAAAAGTCTTAACCCGCTTTTGGGAGCACCAGATGTCAAAAAAACCGGGCAAAGTGGGAATACGAGATAAAATTCGACATACCTCATCCACTCTGATCAAGTACAGGCTGAAAAATAGCACTATAATTTAAGCAAGATAACACTACTTTTGGGGTTTTTACCCGCGCCGCCTGTCGCCCTTGAGTTGGGAGCTTAAATTTTCTGGTCTGCATGGTCCGGTTCCGATCCCAATCCTAATCAGGCACGGCAGTTGCCTCTAAACATCCAATATCGCGAGATTTACAGGAACTTATTATAAACAATGGGTACGTGACACCGGAGGCCGTTTTCGGATTTTTCAGAACACCGATTGACCGAGCTAGGTAATATTGGGTAGCAAAAAGCCGGGCTTTCCATTTTCCGCCAGCGGGAAAAGGCAATCTCGTATCCAACCTGCTTAGGTGGCCTTGGTTTTGATAGTAAACTATAGAAAAACATGCTCCGACATTACAAACATACTAGTAGTAAATTAACAGTAAAAAATATTTGTAAATTTTAGAAATCTCTTTCATCTCAGCACTGAGGATATAGCATTTCATCATCGAATTATAAGGATGGTTGCAAAGTGACAATAGAAGATGACCTTAATACCTTCCGACGGATCATTAATACTGATGACAGAGAATCTTTAAAATCATACATATTTGCAAAATTTCGCGAGTACCCTCTTGACATAAATATTATCACAAATGTACTTCAAAAAACATATGATTTCGAAAATTATCAAATTAATTCGAGCCAAGAACTCGATGATATTGTTGAATTGAAAAATGAATTAGAAAAAAATATTGTGATAATGGTAAAACATGATAAAGCCGCGAAAGCTTTTCTCGACATACAAACCGGCAAACTCCTTATTATAATTTCTATGGCCCTTAAACGTATAAAAAAGAATTCAAGCACATTAACAGAAGCCGAACAAGAAAGAATAAAGTTAGTCGACAAATTGTTCAAAACAAAAATGAGCAAAGCACGGCACTATGATTTGATGAAAGTAGCAAAAATACCAGAGATAGACAATTTCTACTTTTTAGGGATAGAGTTACTTGTTGAGTTGTCGAGGGTTGTCCCTGAAATAAATTCAGAGAATCCAATTTTAGACATTTTAGCGGCTGGTGGATATACATACAATCCTAAACAAGAGGAGATTGTTGGGGATTTCATAGAAAAAATTAAATTAGGCGCAAATAGAATCAAATTTTTATCAAATAAAATTTTAATCCCGGACGATCTTTTAGCAGAAATAACAAAGCAAAGAGGCATAGTAAAAGAAAGTGATATTAAAAAAATCGAAATATCACTCAGAAGAGGAACGTCTGTTTATCATGCAGTTGAGTTAATATTGCTAAAAAGCAAGAAAGGCGATCCATACGCAAATAAAACTTACAATCCTACGAGCAACACAATAGATGTAGACTATTCTCCATCTTATAACAAGCTAGAGGAAACCTGTCTTCAACTTGCCGATATGATGGAAGATGTTTTAATAGACGATTATATTCCCGATCACAGTCCCGATAGATTTGTTAAAATGCTAGAAATATTGTTTTATACCACCCATGATTTGATGAATTTTTGGGCTCAGAAATGGCCCGAGTTTGACGAACCGAAAGTTACACCTTTCTCAGAAATTAAAGCCAAGGCGATCGAATGAGAATTTACCAATCTTCATTAAGCTACAAAAGCTTTGAGCTAATACAAGAGTATGCTCCAGATATAAAAGTAAATCTTTTGCGTTCATTTGGGTTAAACGACAATGAAACAATTCGCATCATAAATGATTTCCAAGACAACATAAATTCTATTATTCTTGACTCTGGTGTATGGTCAAAACATAATAACCCTGAAAAAGTTACTCACACTGTACACGACTATGCTAAATTTCTCAAGGAGTATGGGAATTTATTTGATTTTTACTTCAGTTATGATGAAGACTTTGACGAACTGGAAAGGAGTGATTTTTGTAGCAAAAACGGCGAAAATCAACGTATCCTCGAAAATGAAGGCATATTCCCATATCCTGTCCCTGTCATCCATTTGCTTGAAGATGACATTGTAGATTACTATTGCGAAAGCAAAGACAGGTACCCTATTGTTGCTATTGGTTCTAATGCAATAAATAAATTCAACTTTAGACCATCAGTGGAAAAATTATATAAATCTGGCGTCAATGTTCATGCATTCAAGATAGGGAGTGCCGAGGCACTTAGAGGATTGCATGCTTGGTCATCAGATTGTTCATCGCATGCCCAATGGACAAAAGCGGGAAGATGTGTATTTTATGATAGTATAAATCAAAAAGATGCAGACATATGCTTTCGTCCGTTTAACAAACGTGGGGAAAAACAGGACGACTTCTACCGCAAACATCCGCTTTATGAAGATTTTGTTTGGTTTTTGGACGAAGTCGTAGGAATTGACTTAGACAAGATCATCAAAAACTCAAACTATAGGACCTTTTCGAATTCTATCTATTTCTGGTGGCTAGAGATGTTCATATCTTCAGAAAATGCTTTTATTACCCCACGATTTGAAGAAAGTAACGACAACGGCACTAGTGAATATTTAAAAACAATTTTTGGCTAAAACTAAATACTTGATCCAGTGTAAATTTGGTTATTATTGTCCGGCTGCACGTGCTTATAGGCCTTTAGCATTTCTGTTTTGCTTTGACAAAACTTTACAGATATAATTTACCGAAATCACTGACCTTTTTAATTTTACCCCGTGTTGGGATTTTGGGTCATTAAATTTCGTCGTTTTCTCCCCTCGCATATCCCCCAAATTTCCAGGAACCTGGACTTTTGGGGTACTGACCATTGGACTGACCGGGCACTGACCACGGGGTCGTTGACCATTTAATACCCCAGAAATATTAGCAATCGAGCGAAACTAGCCGCCCAATCCCCCAGGGCTATCGCGAAAATGGCCCTTCAGGAACCAACAGAACTATCGGTTATCTTACGATAACATAGTTTGTTTCCCGAGAAAGATCTACCATGGGGCACTTTCTCCCCTTCGTGATTGTCCTTCTCGGTTTAAGCATCGGGCGCACCCGTTCCTTTCTAGGTCAAATGTGCCGAACATGGGCCCTAGCTGGACGAGATAAAAATTTCAATGAGTCCTAGTAGAGTTTAATCCATCTTCTTGAAATATTATCAAAGACAAAGAAACTTCAATCTGGAAAGAAAAGCTGGGATACCCCGTCCTATTAAACGTATTTAAAAAGTCCTCTTGTCAAATAATATCTGTAACTTCCGATTCATCTAAACCAAACCGATACTGTCCTGGAATAGTAATCGGCAAAAAATCTAAAGAAACCTGATCTTGACAAATATTTTACTATGAAAGACAAATTCTAAACAAGTTCATCCAGGTACAGTCAATGTACCGAACAATAAAGTTTTAGCCCGTTTATAACCAATTAATATTTTGCTACAATTCATATGTACTTTATTTCAAAAGTATTAAAAAAATTGTTTGAAAAAAATCTGCTTCACCGACGTAACTACCTTAGGTTGGAAACGATAGAACCTTAAGCAGGCAAACACCTTCATCGACGGTTGAAGTCAAAAAGACAACCTGACCACTGACACTAGTTTTTAACTATATTGGTTCCATATATGACATGATTTTTAAGACAATGGCAAAGAAAGCCTTGTGACATCAATCACTAACAGTTCCAACAAAACTTAAGAAGCTATAGAAATTGAACGTCCTACAATTTGTTTTGAACTTGAATAAAATTAGCAAAGTTTGTTTCAAATGTTGCTGAAAGTTCCTTTTCGTTCCTTTAAAAGGAAAGTTTCTTCGCCATCAACATTGCTAACTATTGTGAGACAGGAGGGGGTGCGTATAGCAACCCCCCTCTAATATATAACCAAAATTTTGCAGTTGAACCTTAAAAATTTCAATGGTTTACAGCAGGCAATCGCAAACTTGCAGTTGCAGCTGAAAAACAGCAGTAACAAATTGAAATCTTTTGATTTTCTATTGCAAATTTGAAATCTGTCGAAAGTTGCAACCGTTGCAGCCCAACAAAACTTGCAGGTGGAATGTCAATATACTTGGTCAAAGCTGATAGGATATTGATCCTTTCGCACCTGGGATGGTTTTAATAGCTTTTTTACCAACGGCAGCACTGATGTACTTGACAGCAGTCACGGCAGTAATACTTTTGTTAGGATTTTCGGTTTTGTACACATTGACGACTTCATTTTTCAAAACAGTTTGTGTCTGGGCTACTCCGTTCAAGTTTTGCAAAGCTTTGATGACATAGTAAACAGTATCATTATTCAAATTACCCGACTGAATGCTAACATTAAACCTCAAGTTGCTCAATTCAAGCGAAAGATCATCATTTAACATGAAGTTTCTAGCTTTCTTATGAATGAACTTAAATCTTTTAACTGTTTCTTTGTATTCGAGTTCCCAAGTATTAGGAGACCAATCACCGATAGCACTTGCACCGCGTCCACCACCGACTCCTCTTTCTTGCTTAAATTTTCCATGGTGGTGTATGATTAACGGCGAGACCTTAAGTCCTTCGCAGAAGTCTGAAAAGTTATCCAAGAGCTTACGCATTTCGTCATTTGAATTTTCATCTTTATTATGAAAGCTTATAAGCGGGTCTACGACAAGGATATCAAATCCCAACAAATCATACTGCCTCTTGATTATATCTTGGAACTGTTGACTATCAAGATCGCCAGAAGCACGAATATCATTTTTTCTACCGACAAAGAAAAGCCTTTCTCGAATAACATCATCTGGAATAGCATAAGCACCGCGTATAAGCTCAAGCCTTCGTTTCATTCCAACTAGAGAATTTTCGGATTGCACAAAAAGAACGCGATGTCCACCATGAAGTACTTTGAACTTGTTTAAGAACCCATTGGTTGGTGGATAAACCAGATCCATTGCTATTTGCAAGGTCAGGACTGACTTACCAGCCCCACCATATCCAGTTATCAACAGTGGCTCATCTTTTGGCCAGAAATTGTCTATAAGAAATTCAAAGTTTGTTTGCGCCGTTAAAACATCATACGCATTGAAAATTCCATAGTCAGAATCAGAAGCAGAAGCATTTGAGCCAGATTGAAAACCGAGTTGCATAGTAACCCCTATTGGATTCTGAGCTATAGTTTTCTTAGCTGCTTCAAGTTCCCGTTCAAACCAATCGGGCTTTTCCCTGGACCTTTCTCCAATGGGATAGCTCTGGTAAATAGACCTGATCGTCCTTTCATCAATACTAGCATTCAATAAACCTAGCAAAACCGACCAAGAGGGTTCTGATCGAGTACCTTGCGGAAATGGAGTCATGATCTTTTGCTTAATGTCTTCCGAAACAGATAATCTTTCAATAAAACCATCAAGATTAACCAGTTTATCTTCTAAAGGCTCTATTTCAGAAGATATATTTCGAGAGGCGGGGGGTAAAATTTTTTTGGAACGTCTATCTTGTTCTTCTTCTGTGAAAATTTCTCGTGCTCCTGAAGAATATTCGAGCAACCAGTTGGGAGCATCTAAAATATCTTCATTTGTTGCTATTATATAGGGCTTTTGAGTTTCAGGGTGTAAAGACCCGGGACAGATTACTTGTCCTCCTGTTCCTCTTACGTCAAAGCATTTGGCCTTAGATCGGCAGGAGTATTTCTTACCATCATTAGGATATCTAAAATAATAGTGATAACGCTCCCCTCTTCCTCCGGTTTTAACGGCAAAAGTAGGTGGGAGCATCGGATCAATACCATTGAACTCAAGGACTTTCCAAAATTTATCAATGTCATCAATATCTAAGACCAGCACGCCACTCGCTGGGCCACACGCTATTCCTGCCCTGTCAGCTTTAAAATCTTGACGGTTGAACTGGCGAATCGTTTCGCACCATTTTTGCCATCCGTTTTCAATTGGTCTTTTCAATTTCTTAGCCATTCGCTTCATTTCATCTGGATCACCAGAAGCTTCTATGGGTGAAGCAAAACCACCGCGCAAGGGGATTAATGAAAATTTTTGCGACAAGCTCTCAAAGATTGAAAGACGTTCATCATCTTTCAATTTATCTGATCTCTGGATCATCTGGTAAATATCGTCTCGAATGAAACCCATACGCAACCATTGCTTGTGTGCAATTCCATGACTCGGATCAGGAAAGCCCTGTGCCTCCCCGAAATGACAGGAAAAAAGTAGCACACCGATTCGCCGCCCTCAAGCCCCAGAACCGAAACACCGGCACGGCTCGGAAATGTCACTTCTGATCAACGTAAAGCAAGCTACTTTACTCAGTGATTTGCTACAGATATTAATATCCAGCAAATTGTTTAGAAGTCTACTTTGCGGTTTATAAACGCCATGGGTGCTTTGTATATTCCAAATCCTATCCTAGCAAAATCTAGGAGGTGTCTTCTCTTGAAAAGACATCAAGTCGAAAAATAAACATTTCTTAAGATAAACCAGATC carries:
- a CDS encoding DUF4236 domain-containing protein — encoded protein: MPFYFRRSVNFGLFKLNFSNSGIGTSVGFKGFRVGMRPNGSTYMHAGRYGYYYREELTPARSSRRKELGLDQSGTTAETNINLNEYTSASKKELVEEINRSNSLIRLDLVALVVFSALFVWVMNSKFSYKIEASYCVAGFGALVVSIVFLFEKKRRLICLDYEFDPNFNKFDNINKAFDEMNKSHSAWVVESSESLEDWHSQKRNSGAGSLVNKKNILINKDCPNWIKSNIKFPCLNINGMKIFFMPDGLLIKQSGSYKALDYSEVRLSSNFTNFIVDGSPPSDAKIVSYTWRYPNKKGGPDRRFGNNKQIPVCLYGVIVMSSDKGLRIKLMLSNSDLALRFVEKFKRSSNGMSNDKLTNNCIKNIESIKLDKMMSRSPGETFKIATEKVASKLVENNLFKIYRTEIKEHFVDKVTDESKTNRPKRQLLSILENHLSQIGVDVSNTDIIESALVLVCEREFSVAVVNKD
- a CDS encoding GIY-YIG nuclease family protein: MKLSQQVNSIINNRPFGWEFLLISQYVMEGINNNRKSLLNSGNHCCDGERLTFYNFSEWIKRKGYDLNILFGDVISTLVYFKSNLPKIIGREGQSGNVDEIFKFTCSVIDLHRKLIQWKSNVENVNSDALFSEIIPKISSVADPIIRELSKFGNELHDSVIFASKSPVGSPQRNIAMKISFDDIDTEPMIREFEKVAIAEVNKVFKDFENFSAKFPWENGICKPALTDNVNDNNKKNFEGTLYSDTSGYIYALVNSSMSGLIKIGKTKKSPKERMKELSRATGVPTPFMLLYDVHVKNCHEAEKFVHNCLKNRRVNSSREFFAIETNEAVEVLTKLRF
- a CDS encoding DUF488 family protein, N3 subclade — its product is MITTSYFAREKNIPNPVCIAQVKPSWSKSKEYKKLAPPWNLVGRYKKGTVSTQQYTQEYSFFVLSRLNPVEVLNEIKSLFGDDASLLCYEKPGDFCHRRIVAEWLEKGTGEVVPELKF
- a CDS encoding DUF6573 family protein yields the protein MANEDFNVIYSYSRKQAIEDGILVDVTEEAKAHGFKVHTVVTDNLYHRYIEVPTGLQAEGQSTVGRLHDVLVLALFAARSSKGTDRVYFKVDFLMEPGRSETVDIIAHIGPGDAAEPVLTIMLPEDD
- a CDS encoding AAA family ATPase codes for the protein MLLFSCHFGEAQGFPDPSHGIAHKQWLRMGFIRDDIYQMIQRSDKLKDDERLSIFESLSQKFSLIPLRGGFASPIEASGDPDEMKRMAKKLKRPIENGWQKWCETIRQFNRQDFKADRAGIACGPASGVLVLDIDDIDKFWKVLEFNGIDPMLPPTFAVKTGGRGERYHYYFRYPNDGKKYSCRSKAKCFDVRGTGGQVICPGSLHPETQKPYIIATNEDILDAPNWLLEYSSGAREIFTEEEQDRRSKKILPPASRNISSEIEPLEDKLVNLDGFIERLSVSEDIKQKIMTPFPQGTRSEPSWSVLLGLLNASIDERTIRSIYQSYPIGERSREKPDWFERELEAAKKTIAQNPIGVTMQLGFQSGSNASASDSDYGIFNAYDVLTAQTNFEFLIDNFWPKDEPLLITGYGGAGKSVLTLQIAMDLVYPPTNGFLNKFKVLHGGHRVLFVQSENSLVGMKRRLELIRGAYAIPDDVIRERLFFVGRKNDIRASGDLDSQQFQDIIKRQYDLLGFDILVVDPLISFHNKDENSNDEMRKLLDNFSDFCEGLKVSPLIIHHHGKFKQERGVGGGRGASAIGDWSPNTWELEYKETVKRFKFIHKKARNFMLNDDLSLELSNLRFNVSIQSGNLNNDTVYYVIKALQNLNGVAQTQTVLKNEVVNVYKTENPNKSITAVTAVKYISAAVGKKAIKTIPGAKGSISYQL